In the Aulosira sp. FACHB-615 genome, one interval contains:
- a CDS encoding ATP synthase subunit I, which translates to MCSHNKLAVLVSSPVSLSEEPIAPPPTTQQDAPSGFEDTEPVNTSMQEFYQLYQKLLVITLVLTGIIFISVWIFYSLNIALNYLIGACTGVVYLKMLANDVERLGAEKNRLSKNRFALFIGLIILATQWNDLHVMPIFLGFLTYKATLLVYTVQTAFLPDS; encoded by the coding sequence ATGTGCAGTCATAATAAGTTAGCTGTACTGGTTTCAAGTCCCGTGAGCTTGTCAGAAGAACCAATTGCGCCCCCTCCGACAACACAACAAGATGCTCCATCTGGTTTTGAGGACACAGAACCAGTCAACACTTCTATGCAGGAGTTCTATCAACTCTATCAGAAGTTGTTGGTAATCACACTTGTTTTGACGGGGATTATATTTATCTCTGTGTGGATTTTTTATTCACTAAACATTGCCCTGAATTATTTAATTGGGGCGTGTACAGGTGTGGTTTACTTAAAGATGCTGGCTAACGACGTTGAGCGATTGGGTGCTGAGAAAAATCGTCTAAGCAAAAATCGTTTTGCTTTATTTATTGGGTTGATTATACTAGCAACTCAATGGAACGATCTACACGTAATGCCCATTTTTTTGGGTTTTCTTACATACAAGGCCACGCTCCTCGTCTATACGGTGCAAACTGCGTTCCTTCCTGATTCTTAA